A stretch of Ipomoea triloba cultivar NCNSP0323 chromosome 11, ASM357664v1 DNA encodes these proteins:
- the LOC115996891 gene encoding aquaporin NIP6-1 has product MESEEAVSAPSTPMTPGTPGAPLFGGFRHERAGNGRNSLLKSCKCFSVEAWALEEGSLPSVSCTLPAPPVSLARKVGAEFIGTMILIFSGTATAIVNQKTQGTETLLGLAGSTGLAVMIVILSTGHISGAHLNPAVTIAFAALKHFPWKHVPVYVGTQVMASLGAAFILKAVFHPIMGGGVTVPSGNYIQAFALEFIISFILMFVITAVSTDTRAVGELAGIAVGATVMVNILIAGQTTGASMNPVRTLGPAIAAGNYRAIWIYLTAPILGALAGAGVYSAVKLPDEDGENHQKPSVEHSSRR; this is encoded by the exons ATGGAATCAGAAGAGGCTGTGTCAGCACCTTCAACACCAATGACACCGGGGACTCCCGGTGCTCCACTCTTTGGAGGGTTCAGGCATGAGAGAGCTGGCAATGGCAGAAACTCCCTTCTTAAGAGCTGCAAATGCTTCAGTGTGGAAGCATGGGCTTTAGAGGAAGGAAGCTTGCCTTCTGTCTCATGCACATTGCCCGCTCCTCCGGTTTCACTAGCAAGAAAG GTGGGAGCAGAGTTCATAGGGACTATGATACTAATCTTTTCAGGAACAGCCACAGCCATTGTCAACCAAAAGACTCAAGGGACTGAAACCCTCCTCGGCCTGGCTGGTTCCACCGGCCTTGCTGTTATGATTGTCATTCTCTCCACCGGCCACATCTCCGGAGCTCATCTCAACCCTGCTGTCACTATCGCCTTTGCTGCTCTCAAACACTTCCCCTGGAAACAT GTTCCAGTTTATGTTGGGACACAAGTGATGGCATCATTGGGGGCAGCATTCATACTAAAGGCAGTTTTCCACCCCATAATGGGTGGAGGTGTAACAGTTCCTTCTGGGAATTACATTCAAGCTTTCGCTTTGGAATTCATCATCAGCTTCATCCTCATGTTTGTTATTACTGCAGTTTCCACCGACACTCGAGCT GTTGGAGAGCTTGCAGGAATAGCAGTAGGAGCCACTGTCATGGTCAACATACTTATAGCTGG GCAAACAACTGGAGCTTCAATGAACCCAGTACGAACTCTCGGACCAGCAATAGCTGCAGGAAACTACAGAGCTATATGGATCTACCTAACTGCCCCCATCCTTGGTGCCCTTGCCGGGGCAGGTGTTTATTCTGCAGTTAAACTGCCTGATGAAGATGGCGAAAATCATCAAAAGCCCTCAGTTGAACACAGTTCCAGAAGGTGA